One region of Ornithinibacter aureus genomic DNA includes:
- a CDS encoding sensor histidine kinase, translating into MSTLADMLRDSTDLEPAQSEWLHLLAGDWQLIADLSFADLVLWVRGGAAGWRAVAHVRPNTGPMVFYDDIVGTTSSTARAAMLDEAARTHRLVAKPVTAMHDDASIREDAVPVVHAGRTIAVVTRHSNLTGARTPSRLELTYRNLADALMRMVASGEFPSASAPTGMRRGAPRVGDGVIHLDPDGVVRYASPNAVSAVHRTGHVGNVMGEVLAQVVADIAARGGSTVDESLAVVAMGRAAWRSELETASATITLRAIPLTVGGVRTGAMVLLRDVSELRRREQELLTKDATIREIHHRVKNNLQTVAALLRLQSRRVTDEAARAALDEAVRRVGTIALVHETLSQGIDESVNFDDIAVRGLRAIVEVATREHRVDSTFTGSFGRMRAEDATALAMIISELVQNAVEHGFADRSGTVDVAVERETLDDGEEQLTVVITDDGVGLPAGFRPVLAGLGTRIVTSLATDLRGRIRWSSNEPHGTRVEFVARLRPLSR; encoded by the coding sequence GTGAGCACCCTGGCGGACATGCTGCGCGACTCCACTGACCTCGAGCCGGCGCAGTCGGAATGGCTGCACCTGCTCGCGGGTGACTGGCAGCTCATCGCCGACCTGTCCTTCGCCGACCTCGTGCTGTGGGTGCGCGGCGGCGCGGCGGGCTGGCGGGCGGTGGCCCACGTGCGCCCCAACACCGGGCCGATGGTCTTCTACGACGACATCGTCGGCACGACGTCGAGCACTGCTCGGGCGGCGATGCTCGACGAGGCGGCGCGCACCCACCGGCTCGTCGCCAAGCCGGTGACGGCGATGCACGACGACGCCTCGATCCGTGAGGATGCCGTGCCCGTCGTCCACGCGGGCCGCACCATCGCGGTCGTCACCCGGCACTCGAACCTCACCGGGGCGCGCACCCCCAGTCGGCTCGAGCTGACCTATCGCAACCTCGCGGACGCCCTCATGCGGATGGTGGCGTCCGGGGAGTTCCCCTCGGCGTCGGCCCCGACCGGGATGCGCCGGGGCGCGCCACGGGTCGGTGACGGGGTCATCCACCTCGACCCTGACGGGGTCGTGCGCTACGCGAGCCCCAACGCCGTGTCCGCCGTGCACCGCACCGGGCACGTGGGCAACGTCATGGGGGAGGTGCTGGCGCAGGTGGTGGCCGACATCGCCGCCCGCGGGGGCAGCACCGTCGACGAGTCCCTGGCGGTCGTCGCCATGGGCCGGGCGGCCTGGCGCTCCGAGCTCGAGACGGCGAGCGCGACCATCACGCTGCGGGCGATCCCGCTGACGGTGGGCGGGGTGCGCACCGGGGCGATGGTGCTCCTTCGCGACGTCTCCGAGCTGCGCCGCCGGGAGCAGGAGCTGCTCACCAAGGACGCGACGATCCGCGAGATCCACCACCGGGTGAAGAACAACCTGCAGACGGTGGCCGCGCTGCTGCGCCTCCAGTCACGGCGGGTCACCGACGAGGCGGCGCGGGCGGCGCTCGACGAGGCCGTTCGGCGGGTCGGCACGATCGCCCTGGTGCACGAGACGCTCAGCCAGGGAATCGATGAGTCGGTGAACTTCGACGACATCGCCGTGCGTGGGCTGCGGGCCATCGTGGAGGTGGCCACGCGCGAGCACCGGGTCGACTCGACCTTCACCGGAAGCTTCGGCCGGATGCGCGCCGAGGACGCCACGGCGCTCGCCATGATCATCTCCGAGCTCGTCCAGAACGCTGTCGAGCACGGGTTCGCCGACCGCTCCGGCACCGTCGACGTCGCGGTCGAGCGCGAGACGCTCGACGACGGTGAGGAGCAGCTGACCGTGGTGATCACCGATGACGGGGTCGGGTTGCCCGCGGGCTTCCGGCCGGTGCTCGCCGGCCTCGGCACACGCATCGTGACCTCGCTGGCCACCGACCTGCGGGGGCGGATTCGCTGGTCCAGCAACGAGCCGCACGGAACGCGGGTGGAGTTCGTCGCGCGGCTACGCCCACTCAGCCGCTGA
- a CDS encoding WhiB family transcriptional regulator, which translates to MDWRDRAACLDEDPELFFPIGNTGPAIAQIEEAKVVCRRCEVVDTCLKWAIESGQDAGVWGGMSEDERRALKRRNARARRAG; encoded by the coding sequence ATGGACTGGCGCGACCGCGCTGCCTGCCTCGACGAGGACCCCGAGCTGTTCTTCCCCATCGGGAACACCGGCCCGGCGATCGCTCAGATCGAGGAGGCCAAAGTCGTGTGCCGCCGGTGCGAGGTCGTGGACACGTGCCTGAAGTGGGCCATCGAGTCCGGGCAGGACGCCGGCGTCTGGGGCGGCATGTCCGAGGACGAGCGCCGCGCCCTCAAGCGCCGCAACGCCCGGGCGCGCCGCGCCGGCTGA
- a CDS encoding FtsK/SpoIIIE domain-containing protein produces MRLTLTVHVPRRRPLPVDVCVEWVGEHTVGDLCRALAEHLGESVDALSSRGQVLGASAIVGLPPLVHGASVVVVGAPPPRAEPGHAGSTHVAGTAHGVGVGVGVGGVAPRGVTPHGLLDLVVTGGPDAGRAHPLVPPGVSVGRAPAAGLALADQALSRTHAVLEVGASGVSVRDAGSTNGVFVDGARVTETTPVDAASTIVVGSSTLRLRRAAGRGLPTRSAGDGTLIVQPSTWPTPDPGPVEIVCPPAPGERHRVRIPWVAALVPVPIGVGLAFFLGPYLLIFALMGPLVLLTSALGDRWGSGRSHRAAVAAHAVAVDAARGRLRAALVDETVRLNQSHADPHQVLRVAEGALPGLWSAGASDGALPLRLGTGSVATRVVWVDGPDRVTPAADNAPVVLDLAACRAVAVVGPRSVTDGHLRMLIGQLCTTYPPQRLTVAVVAPDTSWGWAGLLPHAHDVADLVAAPGPASAPWCHRVLVLPEPTGVVGGVQALITRALDAGVHVVLACTDRAHVPEGVSTVVEPGTDGRHVLRHGGGQEGEEVAIDVVGPWWADRVARALAPLRSAEGEAVPLPRSISLSQAVAADLSPAAVAARWRAPARSRTPSAVVGVTADGPFSIDLVRDGPHVLIGGTTGSGKSEFLRTLVTSLALACPPEDLTFVLVDFKGGAAFGPCASLPHVVGLVTDLDEHLVSRALRSLGAELRRRERIFATVGASDLEGYHRAHGPGTESVPRLVIVIDELKALVDEVPDFISGLVRLAALGRSLGVHLVLATQRPSGAVTAEIQANVNLRIAFRVRDRADSVDILEDPAAAGIRSSTPGRALSRGGDGILVTFQAATVSGAESDAEPFLTVSALGAPEEPKVSAPSVHAVTPLVDAARQAHVLRGGATPRTPWLPPLPDVVQPVIEPPIPAHDPAPGAGIGIVDEPEHQQVSPLVWTPGDGSWLLSGRPGSGRTTALRTMVLSLARRLTSDRLHVHLIDPGASLADLEALPHVGTRLTPTRRRGLASLIAHLSREVESRRSTPAHPPDAPLVVVVIDGWEQFAEAQGALDLEGVVDAVLAILRDGASVGVVGVVAGGRSLLQPRWSAIAATTLLLGTIDPLDATLAGLRLADVPREPPRGRAVRLADRREVQIATSTAQDSCEVAAHSSRGGRGHHTQVRQPWVWRDLPAIAHRAASDPGGTDGTDCTDCTDCTEGYHQGATAGATPLGLSLGLRAPSHEVWRWDPVDIGRRLLVAGPPGSGRTTTLATLARSAQEAGLPVAVIRGMGHDDRSQPGFGSAAVLSTRDVDQLITLRQRHHDLVLLVDDADQIGDDCAMLPVLTEIAELVDRDRGLLGASSNTASLAVRFRGLDVDLARRRTGILLTPERGDGDLLGARLTDVPPRLPGRALVVARGDVTEVQVFAADGRV; encoded by the coding sequence GTGCGCCTGACGCTCACCGTGCACGTGCCGCGGCGCAGGCCGCTGCCCGTCGACGTCTGCGTGGAGTGGGTGGGCGAGCACACCGTGGGCGACCTCTGCCGGGCACTGGCGGAGCACCTCGGCGAGTCGGTCGACGCGCTGTCCAGCCGAGGGCAGGTCCTCGGCGCCAGCGCCATCGTGGGGTTGCCGCCTTTGGTCCACGGAGCGTCGGTGGTGGTGGTCGGGGCCCCACCACCACGTGCTGAGCCCGGTCATGCCGGCAGCACCCACGTCGCCGGCACCGCCCACGGCGTCGGCGTCGGCGTCGGCGTCGGTGGCGTGGCACCTCGGGGCGTGACGCCTCACGGCCTGCTCGACCTCGTCGTCACGGGCGGGCCGGATGCCGGTCGGGCCCACCCCCTGGTGCCGCCCGGCGTGAGCGTCGGCCGCGCACCCGCCGCCGGGCTGGCCCTGGCCGACCAGGCGCTGAGTCGAACCCACGCGGTGCTCGAGGTCGGCGCGTCGGGCGTCAGCGTGCGCGATGCCGGGTCGACCAACGGGGTGTTCGTCGACGGCGCACGTGTCACCGAGACCACCCCGGTGGATGCCGCGTCGACGATCGTCGTCGGGTCCTCGACGTTGCGGTTGCGCCGGGCAGCAGGGCGTGGCCTGCCCACCCGGTCAGCAGGTGACGGCACCCTGATCGTGCAACCCTCGACGTGGCCGACCCCCGATCCGGGGCCTGTCGAGATCGTCTGCCCGCCGGCTCCCGGTGAGAGACACCGCGTCCGCATCCCCTGGGTCGCAGCCCTGGTCCCCGTCCCGATCGGGGTGGGGCTGGCGTTCTTCCTCGGCCCCTACCTGCTGATCTTTGCCCTGATGGGTCCACTCGTCCTGCTGACGAGCGCGCTCGGGGACCGGTGGGGCTCTGGCCGGTCCCATCGAGCGGCCGTTGCCGCGCATGCCGTGGCCGTCGACGCGGCGCGAGGTCGACTTCGGGCGGCGTTGGTCGACGAGACGGTACGGCTCAACCAGAGCCATGCCGACCCCCATCAGGTGCTCAGGGTCGCGGAGGGAGCACTCCCGGGGCTCTGGTCGGCCGGTGCTTCAGACGGCGCGCTCCCCCTTCGCCTCGGCACCGGATCGGTCGCCACCCGAGTGGTCTGGGTCGACGGCCCGGACCGGGTCACCCCTGCCGCCGACAACGCTCCGGTCGTGCTCGATCTCGCTGCCTGCCGCGCCGTGGCGGTCGTGGGCCCCCGGTCGGTGACCGACGGTCACCTTCGGATGCTCATCGGACAGCTGTGCACGACCTACCCTCCGCAGCGGCTGACCGTCGCCGTGGTGGCGCCGGACACCTCCTGGGGCTGGGCCGGCCTGCTCCCCCACGCGCACGACGTGGCGGACCTCGTCGCTGCCCCGGGTCCGGCGTCGGCGCCATGGTGCCACCGAGTGCTCGTCCTCCCCGAGCCGACGGGTGTCGTCGGTGGGGTGCAGGCCCTCATCACCCGCGCCCTGGATGCCGGCGTTCATGTGGTGCTCGCGTGCACCGACCGCGCCCACGTGCCCGAGGGGGTGAGCACGGTGGTGGAGCCGGGTACCGACGGGCGCCACGTGCTCCGCCACGGCGGAGGGCAGGAGGGTGAGGAGGTCGCGATCGACGTGGTGGGCCCCTGGTGGGCCGATCGGGTCGCTCGGGCGCTGGCACCGCTGCGATCAGCCGAGGGCGAGGCCGTCCCCCTCCCCCGGTCGATCTCGCTGTCGCAGGCGGTCGCCGCCGACCTCAGCCCGGCCGCAGTCGCCGCCCGGTGGCGGGCACCCGCACGATCCAGGACACCGTCGGCCGTGGTCGGCGTCACGGCTGACGGGCCGTTCTCGATCGACCTGGTGCGCGACGGCCCGCACGTGCTGATCGGCGGCACGACCGGATCGGGCAAGTCCGAGTTCCTGCGCACCCTGGTCACCTCGCTCGCCCTGGCCTGCCCGCCCGAGGACCTGACGTTCGTGCTCGTCGACTTCAAGGGGGGCGCCGCCTTCGGACCGTGCGCCTCACTGCCGCACGTCGTCGGGCTGGTCACCGACCTCGACGAGCACCTCGTGTCCCGGGCCCTTCGCTCCCTCGGCGCCGAGCTGCGGCGGCGGGAACGGATCTTCGCGACGGTGGGGGCGAGTGACCTCGAGGGGTACCACCGCGCCCACGGCCCCGGAACGGAGAGCGTGCCCCGCCTCGTCATCGTCATCGACGAACTCAAGGCCCTGGTCGACGAGGTGCCCGACTTCATCAGCGGACTGGTGCGCCTGGCCGCCCTCGGGCGCTCGCTGGGCGTCCACCTCGTGCTCGCCACGCAGCGCCCGTCAGGTGCGGTCACCGCCGAGATCCAGGCCAACGTCAACCTCCGCATCGCCTTCAGGGTCCGCGACCGCGCCGACTCCGTCGACATCCTCGAGGACCCGGCCGCGGCCGGCATCCGCTCGAGCACTCCCGGACGCGCCCTCAGCCGCGGCGGCGACGGCATCCTGGTCACGTTCCAGGCCGCGACCGTCAGCGGCGCAGAGAGCGATGCCGAGCCGTTCCTCACGGTGAGCGCGCTCGGCGCGCCGGAAGAACCCAAGGTGTCGGCTCCCTCGGTGCACGCGGTCACGCCCCTGGTCGATGCGGCTCGGCAGGCGCACGTCCTGCGCGGGGGTGCCACGCCCCGCACGCCGTGGCTCCCGCCCCTGCCCGACGTCGTGCAGCCGGTCATCGAACCGCCGATCCCCGCTCACGACCCCGCCCCGGGGGCCGGCATCGGGATAGTCGACGAACCCGAGCACCAACAGGTCTCACCGCTCGTGTGGACTCCCGGCGACGGCTCGTGGCTGCTGTCCGGCCGCCCCGGCAGCGGTCGCACCACGGCGCTGCGCACGATGGTGCTCTCGCTCGCGCGGCGTCTGACGTCGGACCGCCTACACGTCCACCTCATCGACCCGGGCGCCTCGCTCGCAGACCTCGAAGCCCTCCCGCACGTGGGCACACGCCTCACACCGACGCGTCGACGCGGTCTCGCCTCCCTGATCGCCCACCTCAGCCGCGAGGTGGAGTCGCGGCGATCAACCCCCGCCCATCCGCCGGACGCACCGCTGGTCGTCGTGGTGATCGACGGCTGGGAGCAGTTCGCCGAGGCGCAGGGCGCCCTCGACCTCGAGGGCGTCGTGGATGCCGTGCTCGCGATCCTGCGCGATGGCGCCTCCGTCGGGGTGGTAGGCGTGGTCGCCGGCGGACGCAGCCTGCTCCAGCCCCGATGGTCGGCGATCGCAGCGACCACCCTGCTCCTCGGCACGATCGACCCCCTGGATGCCACCCTGGCCGGTTTGCGCCTCGCGGACGTCCCCCGCGAGCCACCGCGGGGGAGGGCCGTTCGGCTGGCAGACCGCCGCGAGGTGCAGATCGCCACCTCGACGGCACAGGACTCCTGCGAGGTCGCCGCACACTCCAGCCGAGGCGGCCGCGGCCACCACACCCAGGTCCGCCAGCCGTGGGTGTGGCGGGACCTGCCCGCCATCGCTCATCGAGCAGCGAGCGACCCCGGCGGCACCGACGGCACCGACTGCACCGACTGCACCGACTGCACCGAGGGATACCACCAGGGCGCGACCGCTGGTGCGACCCCCCTCGGCCTGAGCCTGGGCCTGCGCGCGCCCAGCCACGAGGTGTGGCGATGGGATCCCGTGGACATCGGGCGTCGCCTGCTCGTCGCAGGACCACCCGGCTCCGGCCGCACCACGACCCTGGCAACGCTCGCGCGCTCTGCGCAGGAGGCGGGCCTCCCGGTCGCGGTGATCCGAGGCATGGGGCACGACGACCGCTCCCAGCCCGGGTTCGGCTCCGCAGCGGTGCTGTCCACACGAGACGTCGACCAGTTGATCACGTTGCGCCAGCGCCACCACGACCTCGTGCTCCTCGTCGACGACGCGGACCAGATCGGTGACGACTGCGCCATGCTGCCCGTGTTGACCGAGATCGCCGAGCTCGTCGACCGAGACCGGGGTCTGCTCGGGGCGTCGAGCAACACCGCCTCGCTCGCCGTGCGGTTCCGCGGGCTCGACGTCGACCTCGCCCGCCGCCGGACCGGCATCCTGCTCACCCCCGAACGCGGTGACGGTGACCTGCTGGGCGCACGGCTGACCGACGTGCCGCCGCGGCTGCCGGGGCGGGCCCTCGTGGTGGCGCGCGGCGACGTGACCGAGGTTCAGGTCTTCGCGGCGGACGGCCGCGTCTGA
- a CDS encoding ERCC4 domain-containing protein, which translates to MPDPLLIARNPDPASSLPFLVRIPLGEGIVLRTKETWPRTSKVYCYRHDEPWSDDAEIVDEVPLRSVTRRGAAIEIVADRTRESRSQFVLTRARGREMIFWQSPRVAKAARPNVALPTARAAGVADLEIVVDTRERYAWKFTHQQATTRKHALPVGDYGAFVDDALVAVVERKSLADLAGALTSGRLAYRLSALAETPRAALVVEDRYSSVFKLEHVRHSLVADQLGECQVRWPSVPIIFAETRALAEEWTFRFLGAAVAEHTMGEQARRVLPDGSDG; encoded by the coding sequence GTGCCCGACCCGCTGCTCATTGCGCGCAACCCGGACCCGGCATCCAGCCTGCCGTTCCTCGTCCGCATCCCTCTCGGTGAGGGCATCGTGCTGCGGACGAAGGAGACGTGGCCGCGCACGTCGAAGGTGTACTGCTATCGCCACGACGAGCCGTGGAGCGATGACGCCGAGATCGTCGACGAGGTGCCGCTGCGCTCGGTGACCCGGCGGGGGGCGGCCATCGAGATCGTCGCCGACCGCACCCGCGAGTCGCGCAGCCAGTTCGTGCTCACCCGGGCGCGGGGGCGGGAGATGATCTTCTGGCAGAGCCCGCGTGTTGCCAAGGCGGCCCGGCCCAACGTCGCCCTCCCCACGGCCCGGGCTGCCGGCGTGGCCGACCTCGAGATCGTCGTCGACACCCGCGAGCGCTATGCGTGGAAGTTCACCCACCAGCAGGCGACGACCCGCAAGCATGCCCTGCCGGTCGGGGACTACGGCGCGTTCGTCGATGACGCGCTCGTGGCGGTGGTCGAGCGCAAGTCGCTGGCTGACCTCGCCGGGGCGTTGACGTCGGGGCGTCTGGCGTACCGGCTGTCGGCGCTTGCGGAGACACCGCGCGCGGCGCTCGTGGTGGAGGACCGGTACTCGTCCGTGTTCAAGCTCGAGCACGTGCGTCACTCGCTCGTCGCCGACCAGTTGGGCGAGTGCCAGGTGCGCTGGCCGAGCGTGCCGATCATCTTCGCCGAGACCCGCGCACTTGCCGAGGAGTGGACGTTCCGCTTCCTCGGGGCCGCCGTTGCCGAGCACACGATGGGGGAGCAGGCACGGCGGGTGTTGCCCGACGGAAGCGACGGGTGA
- a CDS encoding CpaF family protein, with translation MDAVRTLETEVRELIRRSGLDPSRDEVAVRRLVGEAVSDYDERSLSGGMPVLADLEAASRSVWDSVAGYGPLQQYFDDPSVEEIWVNEPSKVFVARNGVAELTTTLLTKDQVRDLVERMLKSSGRRVDLSTPFVDAVLPDGSRLHVVIPDITRDHWFVNVRKFVVKADSMDDLVRLGTLTRQAAHFLEAAVVAGLNILVAGGTQAGKTTFLNCLGAAVPPRERIVTCEEVFELRIPHRDVAAMQCRQPSLEGTGEIPLRRLVKEALRMRPSRIVVGEVRQAESLDLLIALNSGLPGMATVHANSAREAVTKMCTLPLLAGENVSARFVVPTVASSIDIVVHAALERDGRRVVREIAAVPGRVEGDVVEIADLFVRRRGELQRAEGFPPHEERFERAGYDLSALLAPGAP, from the coding sequence ATGGATGCCGTCCGCACACTCGAGACCGAGGTGCGTGAGCTCATCCGTCGCTCGGGGTTGGATCCCTCGCGCGACGAGGTGGCTGTGCGCCGCCTCGTCGGCGAGGCGGTGTCGGACTATGACGAGCGTTCGCTCTCCGGTGGGATGCCGGTGCTCGCCGATCTGGAGGCGGCCTCGCGCTCGGTGTGGGACAGCGTTGCCGGCTACGGCCCGCTCCAGCAGTACTTCGACGACCCGAGCGTGGAGGAGATCTGGGTCAACGAGCCCTCCAAGGTGTTCGTGGCCCGCAACGGTGTTGCCGAGCTGACGACGACCCTGCTGACGAAGGACCAGGTTCGAGACCTGGTCGAACGCATGCTCAAGTCATCGGGTCGGCGAGTCGACCTCTCGACGCCTTTCGTGGATGCCGTGCTCCCGGACGGCAGTCGCCTTCACGTCGTCATCCCCGACATCACCCGTGACCACTGGTTCGTCAACGTCCGCAAGTTCGTGGTCAAGGCCGATTCGATGGACGACCTCGTGCGGCTCGGCACCCTGACACGGCAGGCCGCGCACTTCCTCGAGGCGGCCGTCGTCGCCGGCCTCAACATCCTCGTCGCCGGTGGGACTCAGGCCGGCAAGACCACCTTCCTCAATTGTCTCGGTGCCGCGGTGCCACCCCGTGAGCGGATCGTCACCTGTGAAGAGGTCTTCGAGCTGCGGATCCCGCATAGGGACGTCGCCGCGATGCAGTGTCGCCAGCCCTCCCTCGAGGGCACCGGTGAGATCCCGCTGCGCCGACTGGTCAAGGAGGCGCTGCGCATGCGGCCCTCGCGGATCGTCGTCGGAGAGGTGCGCCAGGCCGAGAGCCTGGACCTGCTCATCGCGTTGAACTCGGGGCTTCCCGGCATGGCGACCGTGCACGCCAACAGTGCCCGTGAGGCCGTCACCAAGATGTGCACCCTGCCACTGCTCGCGGGCGAGAACGTCTCGGCCAGGTTCGTCGTGCCGACGGTCGCCTCGTCGATCGACATCGTCGTGCATGCCGCCCTCGAGCGCGATGGTCGACGTGTCGTGCGCGAGATCGCCGCTGTTCCCGGCCGCGTCGAGGGCGATGTCGTGGAGATCGCCGACCTCTTCGTCAGGCGCCGCGGCGAGCTCCAGCGGGCCGAGGGCTTCCCACCCCACGAGGAGCGGTTCGAGCGCGCCGGCTACGACCTCTCCGCGCTGCTGGCACCGGGTGCGCCATGA
- a CDS encoding type II secretion system F family protein, with amino-acid sequence MTGLLLGLTFGVGTFLIWWSFWVPTPREASSVTRVGPLERLSDEIVQAGFTGLSVRTLIAACIIAFVLVLAFVQAAVGVLPIAGCFALMTSFAPIALVRRRARMRRARLRDLWPDAVDNITSGVRAGMALPEALSQLGTRGPDELREPFLAFADDYRLSGRFHDCLDRLKERLSDPVGDRLVESLRIAREVGGTDLGHLLRTLSGFLREDARTRAELETRQSWTVNAARLAVAAPWLVLAMLSTNPQSVRAYASGLGFVVLAVGGALTALAYWSMLRIGRLPEDERVLR; translated from the coding sequence ATGACCGGGTTGCTGCTCGGCCTGACCTTCGGAGTGGGGACCTTCCTCATCTGGTGGAGCTTCTGGGTGCCGACCCCGCGCGAGGCCAGCTCGGTCACCCGCGTCGGTCCCCTCGAGCGGCTCTCCGACGAGATCGTCCAAGCCGGGTTCACCGGGCTCTCCGTTCGCACGCTGATCGCCGCGTGCATCATCGCGTTCGTCCTCGTGCTGGCCTTCGTGCAGGCGGCGGTCGGAGTCCTGCCGATCGCCGGCTGCTTCGCCCTCATGACGTCGTTCGCCCCCATTGCCCTGGTGCGTCGGCGGGCCCGGATGCGGCGGGCTCGCCTTCGCGACCTGTGGCCGGATGCCGTCGACAACATCACCTCGGGGGTCCGGGCCGGGATGGCCCTGCCGGAGGCGCTGTCCCAGCTCGGCACGCGAGGCCCGGACGAGTTGCGCGAGCCCTTCCTCGCCTTCGCCGACGACTACCGCCTGAGCGGGCGGTTCCACGACTGTCTGGACCGCCTCAAGGAGCGACTCAGCGACCCGGTCGGTGACCGCCTGGTCGAGAGCCTGCGCATTGCTCGTGAGGTGGGCGGCACTGACCTCGGGCACCTGCTGCGTACCCTGTCGGGCTTCCTACGTGAAGACGCGCGCACCCGGGCCGAGCTCGAGACGCGGCAGTCGTGGACCGTCAACGCCGCGCGCCTGGCTGTGGCCGCCCCGTGGCTCGTGCTCGCCATGCTGTCCACGAACCCGCAGTCGGTGCGTGCCTACGCCAGCGGGTTGGGGTTCGTCGTGCTGGCCGTCGGCGGCGCGCTCACGGCCCTTGCGTACTGGTCGATGTTGCGCATCGGCCGACTGCCCGAGGACGAGCGGGTGCTGCGGTGA
- a CDS encoding type II secretion system F family protein: MSGLARSGAILGFLMGCGLLLIWVGLPRHRRPGLAGRVVPYLRDTPRPSRLLDTEREPKGALAAVAAPMVKDLGALVERIMGGAESVRRRQQRAGMAADVDRFRAEQVLWGALGAAVGGLLGATAFIVRDAGAVTVVMMTLIGVGVGITGADYNLSRRAQRREARMLMEFPTVAELLALAVAAGEGAVGALDRVCRLSSGELAGELRRCLADARAGANLPTALQGLADRTGLPSLRRFVDGVVIAVQRGTPLAEVLRAQAQDVREEGRRGLMEAGGRKEIAMMVPVVFLILPVTVLFAVFPGFSYFQFSL, from the coding sequence GTGAGCGGCTTGGCGCGTTCGGGGGCGATCCTCGGCTTCCTCATGGGCTGCGGCCTCCTGCTCATCTGGGTGGGGCTTCCCCGGCACCGTCGGCCCGGGCTCGCCGGCCGGGTGGTCCCGTACCTGCGCGACACCCCCAGACCGTCGCGACTGCTCGACACCGAGCGAGAGCCCAAGGGGGCCCTGGCTGCGGTCGCCGCCCCGATGGTCAAGGACCTCGGCGCCCTCGTCGAGCGGATCATGGGCGGTGCCGAATCGGTGCGGCGGCGGCAGCAGCGTGCCGGCATGGCAGCCGATGTCGACCGCTTCCGAGCCGAACAGGTGCTGTGGGGTGCTCTCGGGGCCGCGGTCGGCGGGCTCCTGGGTGCCACGGCCTTCATCGTCAGGGATGCCGGTGCCGTGACCGTGGTGATGATGACGCTCATCGGTGTCGGGGTCGGCATCACCGGAGCCGACTACAACCTCTCCCGTCGGGCGCAGCGCCGCGAGGCCCGCATGCTCATGGAGTTCCCGACCGTTGCCGAGCTCCTCGCCCTGGCCGTTGCCGCCGGTGAGGGGGCGGTCGGGGCGCTCGACCGGGTCTGCCGTCTGTCCAGCGGTGAGCTGGCCGGCGAACTGCGGCGATGCCTGGCCGATGCCCGCGCCGGTGCGAACCTGCCCACCGCGCTGCAAGGGCTCGCCGACCGCACCGGGCTGCCCAGCCTGCGCCGGTTCGTCGATGGCGTGGTCATCGCCGTCCAGCGCGGCACCCCGTTGGCAGAGGTGCTGCGAGCACAGGCGCAGGACGTCCGTGAGGAAGGCCGGCGGGGCCTGATGGAGGCGGGCGGGCGCAAGGAGATCGCCATGATGGTCCCGGTCGTGTTCCTCATCCTCCCGGTCACCGTGCTCTTCGCCGTGTTCCCCGGTTTCAGCTACTTCCAGTTCTCGCTCTGA
- a CDS encoding TadE/TadG family type IV pilus assembly protein has product MRRHDERGAAVADFVMVSVLVVMLFLAVFQLGLTLHTRNTLISCASEGARLGARLDAVPGQGVARTQSLISQSLSPEYARKVSARESVVNGVRVVEVRVIAPIPVLGLLGPSDRLDVVGRAFLEAQ; this is encoded by the coding sequence ATGCGTCGGCACGACGAGCGGGGCGCGGCCGTGGCGGACTTCGTCATGGTGTCCGTGCTCGTCGTCATGCTCTTCCTCGCGGTGTTCCAGCTCGGACTGACCTTGCACACCCGCAACACCCTGATCTCCTGTGCCTCCGAGGGGGCTCGCCTGGGGGCTCGGCTGGACGCCGTTCCCGGACAGGGCGTCGCGCGCACCCAGTCCCTGATCAGCCAGTCCCTGTCGCCGGAGTACGCACGCAAGGTGAGCGCTCGGGAGAGCGTCGTCAACGGGGTCCGGGTGGTCGAGGTGCGAGTGATCGCGCCCATCCCGGTGCTCGGCCTGCTCGGTCCGAGCGATCGTCTCGACGTCGTCGGTCGCGCGTTCCTGGAGGCACAGTGA
- a CDS encoding TadE/TadG family type IV pilus assembly protein, protein MRDEKGAAVVEFIALAVLMLIPLIYLVMMMARLQAGSFAVSQAAREAGRAFVTAESGDDAAGRAQSAARIAFLDHSFGTKGSLSISCDGSPCLRPDGRVETTATVRVPLPLIPAFAREVIPTSVPVSATHLSTVDRFRGLP, encoded by the coding sequence GTGCGTGACGAGAAGGGCGCGGCCGTCGTGGAGTTCATCGCGCTCGCCGTGCTGATGCTGATCCCGCTCATCTACCTCGTCATGATGATGGCCAGGCTCCAGGCGGGCTCGTTCGCCGTCAGCCAGGCCGCACGAGAAGCAGGCCGAGCCTTCGTCACGGCCGAGAGCGGTGACGACGCGGCGGGCCGAGCCCAGTCCGCGGCCAGGATCGCCTTTCTCGACCACTCCTTCGGCACGAAGGGCTCGTTGTCGATCTCGTGTGACGGCAGCCCGTGTCTGCGGCCGGACGGGCGGGTGGAGACCACGGCCACCGTGCGGGTGCCGCTGCCGCTGATCCCCGCCTTCGCGCGCGAGGTCATCCCGACGTCGGTCCCGGTATCGGCCACCCACCTGTCGACCGTGGACCGTTTCCGGGGCCTGCCGTGA